One Tachypleus tridentatus isolate NWPU-2018 chromosome 3, ASM421037v1, whole genome shotgun sequence DNA window includes the following coding sequences:
- the LOC143247448 gene encoding uncharacterized protein LOC143247448 isoform X3, which produces MPKHGISGSCHEADEKEVPDSKFQKLADPNIYQGLGVENSVHKAKCIFDNISQSSSGEHLKLKNNYTNSHEKHQQKTNSICRPLCKQNNCDRLPDHDRIRYDSNRNQDESSVSTNVKHGTETKEHTVVKPQSSLAVNETVIQENNSKISANSSSSTLCQDSNNRKETLNLGDVACQDATFKNKQKIVECDGKYQQDKTLKVYCVLCQDTKHNKKNMGLNVSVPQSSNPTHDINTESNFVNKLTNQTQERLAISDNVNKCTDHQMIKEDNEDDLSQYVDHTEAILAYHGSKKQNYFVSKIVVNDVTKHQNIGPIQKTMPTAKTVSQDALSIENVTNKKHACARKKISVAENISKKEIELKRVKLEVPDTSKCVLDLGVERVVGSNDYKKQSTSSRESAPESNACIIKGMNPKEEEVTDEVNEKQNFHYNHGLLQKIKPDTLSVYKTIKQLTDFRQEIYVSDNTVNNYAEPSRAKFGTEDTIYQDTEFRKELLSTDDTESQNVIFMQKTLVNDDTASLNIGSKEVMELANNEPVQEALLTDNIVSQNTEPNQVTLEFNCTESKDTNPQQQQITSVLKSRIL; this is translated from the coding sequence ATGCCAAAACACGGTATTAGTGGTTCCTGTCATGAAGCTGATGAGAAGGAAGTTCCAGACAGTAAATTCCAGAAACTTGCTGATCCAAACATTTATCAGGGATTAGGTGTTGAAAATTCTGTACATAAAGCTAAATGCATTTTTGACAATATTTCTCAAAGTTCTTCTGGTGAACacttaaaactgaaaaataattacacCAATTCCCatgaaaaacatcaacaaaaaacaaactcaatttGTAGGCctctttgtaaacaaaataactgtgATAGATTGCCAGATCATGACAGAATCAGATATGATAGTAACAGAAATCAAGACGAATCATCTGTCAGCACCAATGTGAAGCATGGTACAGAGACTAAGGAACATACAGTTGTTAAACCCCAGTCCAGTCTTGCTGTGAATGAAACTGTAATTCAAGAAAACAATAGCAAAATCAGTGCAAATAGTAGCAGTAGCACTCTTTGTCAAGATTCTAACAACAGAAAAGAGACACTGAACCTTGGTGATGTTGCCTGCCAAGATGCTACTTTTAAAAATAAGCAGAAGATAGTAGAATGTGATGGTAAGTACCAACAAGATAAGACATTAaaagtttattgtgttttatgccaagatacaaaacacaataaaaaaaacatgggATTAAATGTTTCTGTGCCTCAGAGTTCTAACCCCACTCATGATATAAATACAGAAAgcaattttgtaaacaaacttaCTAACCAAACACAGGAGAGACTAGCTATTAGTGATAATGTAAACAAATGTACAGACCATCAAATGATAAAAGAAGACAATGAAGATGATTTATCCCAGTATGTTGACCATACAGAGGCAATACTTGCATATCATGGCtctaagaaacaaaattattttgtttcaaaaatagttGTAAATGATGTTACCAAACACCAAAATATTGGcccaatacagaaaacaatgccTACTGCAAAAACTGTAAGTCAGGATGCATTGAGTATTGAAAATGTTACTAACAAAAAGCATGCATGTGCTAGAAAGAAAATATCAGTAgctgaaaacatttcaaaaaaagaaatagaattaaaaagagtAAAATTAGAAGTTCCTGACACTTCGAAATGTGTGTTAGACCTTGGAGTAGAAAGAGTAGTAGGAAGTAATGATTATAAGAAGCAGAGTACAAGTTCTAGGGAATCTGCCCCAGAATCTAATGCCTGTATAATTAAAGGTATGAACCCTAAAGAGGAGGAGGTTACAGATGAAGTTAATGAGAAACAGAACTTTCATTACAATCATGGACTACTACAAAAAATCAAACCTGACACATTGTCAGTTTACAAAACCATAAAACAGCTAACAGATTTCAGGCAGGAGATTTATGTTTCTGATAACACTGTAAATAATTATGCAGAACCCAGTCGAGCAAAATTTGGAACTGAGGATACTATATATCAGGATACAGAATTCAGAAAGGAACTGTTATCTACAGATGATACTGAGAGTCAGAATGTCATCTTCATGCAGAAGACACTAGTAAATGATGATACTGCAAGTCTGAATATAGGCTCTAAGGAAGTGATGGAACTAGCTAATAATGAACCCGTCCAGGAGGCACTACTAACAGATAATATCGTGAGTCAGAATACAGAACCTAACCAGGTAACTTTAGAATTTAATTGTACTGAGAGCAAAGATACTAATCCCCAACAGCAGCAAATAACAAGTGTTTTGAAATCCCGAATCCTGTAA
- the LOC143247448 gene encoding uncharacterized protein LOC143247448 isoform X1 — protein sequence MWLMFYSIIVLVQSIKSVMPKHGISGSCHEADEKEVPDSKFQKLADPNIYQGLGVENSVHKAKCIFDNISQSSSGEHLKLKNNYTNSHEKHQQKTNSICRPLCKQNNCDRLPDHDRIRYDSNRNQDESSVSTNVKHGTETKEHTVVKPQSSLAVNETVIQENNSKISANSSSSTLCQDSNNRKETLNLGDVACQDATFKNKQKIVECDGKYQQDKTLKVYCVLCQDTKHNKKNMGLNVSVPQSSNPTHDINTESNFVNKLTNQTQERLAISDNVNKCTDHQMIKEDNEDDLSQYVDHTEAILAYHGSKKQNYFVSKIVVNDVTKHQNIGPIQKTMPTAKTVSQDALSIENVTNKKHACARKKISVAENISKKEIELKRVKLEVPDTSKCVLDLGVERVVGSNDYKKQSTSSRESAPESNACIIKGMNPKEEEVTDEVNEKQNFHYNHGLLQKIKPDTLSVYKTIKQLTDFRQEIYVSDNTVNNYAEPSRAKFGTEDTIYQDTEFRKELLSTDDTESQNVIFMQKTLVNDDTASLNIGSKEVMELANNEPVQEALLTDNIVSQNTEPNQVTLEFNCTESKDTNPQQQQITSVLKSRIL from the coding sequence aGCATTAAAAGCGTGATGCCAAAACACGGTATTAGTGGTTCCTGTCATGAAGCTGATGAGAAGGAAGTTCCAGACAGTAAATTCCAGAAACTTGCTGATCCAAACATTTATCAGGGATTAGGTGTTGAAAATTCTGTACATAAAGCTAAATGCATTTTTGACAATATTTCTCAAAGTTCTTCTGGTGAACacttaaaactgaaaaataattacacCAATTCCCatgaaaaacatcaacaaaaaacaaactcaatttGTAGGCctctttgtaaacaaaataactgtgATAGATTGCCAGATCATGACAGAATCAGATATGATAGTAACAGAAATCAAGACGAATCATCTGTCAGCACCAATGTGAAGCATGGTACAGAGACTAAGGAACATACAGTTGTTAAACCCCAGTCCAGTCTTGCTGTGAATGAAACTGTAATTCAAGAAAACAATAGCAAAATCAGTGCAAATAGTAGCAGTAGCACTCTTTGTCAAGATTCTAACAACAGAAAAGAGACACTGAACCTTGGTGATGTTGCCTGCCAAGATGCTACTTTTAAAAATAAGCAGAAGATAGTAGAATGTGATGGTAAGTACCAACAAGATAAGACATTAaaagtttattgtgttttatgccaagatacaaaacacaataaaaaaaacatgggATTAAATGTTTCTGTGCCTCAGAGTTCTAACCCCACTCATGATATAAATACAGAAAgcaattttgtaaacaaacttaCTAACCAAACACAGGAGAGACTAGCTATTAGTGATAATGTAAACAAATGTACAGACCATCAAATGATAAAAGAAGACAATGAAGATGATTTATCCCAGTATGTTGACCATACAGAGGCAATACTTGCATATCATGGCtctaagaaacaaaattattttgtttcaaaaatagttGTAAATGATGTTACCAAACACCAAAATATTGGcccaatacagaaaacaatgccTACTGCAAAAACTGTAAGTCAGGATGCATTGAGTATTGAAAATGTTACTAACAAAAAGCATGCATGTGCTAGAAAGAAAATATCAGTAgctgaaaacatttcaaaaaaagaaatagaattaaaaagagtAAAATTAGAAGTTCCTGACACTTCGAAATGTGTGTTAGACCTTGGAGTAGAAAGAGTAGTAGGAAGTAATGATTATAAGAAGCAGAGTACAAGTTCTAGGGAATCTGCCCCAGAATCTAATGCCTGTATAATTAAAGGTATGAACCCTAAAGAGGAGGAGGTTACAGATGAAGTTAATGAGAAACAGAACTTTCATTACAATCATGGACTACTACAAAAAATCAAACCTGACACATTGTCAGTTTACAAAACCATAAAACAGCTAACAGATTTCAGGCAGGAGATTTATGTTTCTGATAACACTGTAAATAATTATGCAGAACCCAGTCGAGCAAAATTTGGAACTGAGGATACTATATATCAGGATACAGAATTCAGAAAGGAACTGTTATCTACAGATGATACTGAGAGTCAGAATGTCATCTTCATGCAGAAGACACTAGTAAATGATGATACTGCAAGTCTGAATATAGGCTCTAAGGAAGTGATGGAACTAGCTAATAATGAACCCGTCCAGGAGGCACTACTAACAGATAATATCGTGAGTCAGAATACAGAACCTAACCAGGTAACTTTAGAATTTAATTGTACTGAGAGCAAAGATACTAATCCCCAACAGCAGCAAATAACAAGTGTTTTGAAATCCCGAATCCTGTAA
- the LOC143247448 gene encoding uncharacterized protein LOC143247448 isoform X2, with the protein MSIKSVMPKHGISGSCHEADEKEVPDSKFQKLADPNIYQGLGVENSVHKAKCIFDNISQSSSGEHLKLKNNYTNSHEKHQQKTNSICRPLCKQNNCDRLPDHDRIRYDSNRNQDESSVSTNVKHGTETKEHTVVKPQSSLAVNETVIQENNSKISANSSSSTLCQDSNNRKETLNLGDVACQDATFKNKQKIVECDGKYQQDKTLKVYCVLCQDTKHNKKNMGLNVSVPQSSNPTHDINTESNFVNKLTNQTQERLAISDNVNKCTDHQMIKEDNEDDLSQYVDHTEAILAYHGSKKQNYFVSKIVVNDVTKHQNIGPIQKTMPTAKTVSQDALSIENVTNKKHACARKKISVAENISKKEIELKRVKLEVPDTSKCVLDLGVERVVGSNDYKKQSTSSRESAPESNACIIKGMNPKEEEVTDEVNEKQNFHYNHGLLQKIKPDTLSVYKTIKQLTDFRQEIYVSDNTVNNYAEPSRAKFGTEDTIYQDTEFRKELLSTDDTESQNVIFMQKTLVNDDTASLNIGSKEVMELANNEPVQEALLTDNIVSQNTEPNQVTLEFNCTESKDTNPQQQQITSVLKSRIL; encoded by the exons ATG aGCATTAAAAGCGTGATGCCAAAACACGGTATTAGTGGTTCCTGTCATGAAGCTGATGAGAAGGAAGTTCCAGACAGTAAATTCCAGAAACTTGCTGATCCAAACATTTATCAGGGATTAGGTGTTGAAAATTCTGTACATAAAGCTAAATGCATTTTTGACAATATTTCTCAAAGTTCTTCTGGTGAACacttaaaactgaaaaataattacacCAATTCCCatgaaaaacatcaacaaaaaacaaactcaatttGTAGGCctctttgtaaacaaaataactgtgATAGATTGCCAGATCATGACAGAATCAGATATGATAGTAACAGAAATCAAGACGAATCATCTGTCAGCACCAATGTGAAGCATGGTACAGAGACTAAGGAACATACAGTTGTTAAACCCCAGTCCAGTCTTGCTGTGAATGAAACTGTAATTCAAGAAAACAATAGCAAAATCAGTGCAAATAGTAGCAGTAGCACTCTTTGTCAAGATTCTAACAACAGAAAAGAGACACTGAACCTTGGTGATGTTGCCTGCCAAGATGCTACTTTTAAAAATAAGCAGAAGATAGTAGAATGTGATGGTAAGTACCAACAAGATAAGACATTAaaagtttattgtgttttatgccaagatacaaaacacaataaaaaaaacatgggATTAAATGTTTCTGTGCCTCAGAGTTCTAACCCCACTCATGATATAAATACAGAAAgcaattttgtaaacaaacttaCTAACCAAACACAGGAGAGACTAGCTATTAGTGATAATGTAAACAAATGTACAGACCATCAAATGATAAAAGAAGACAATGAAGATGATTTATCCCAGTATGTTGACCATACAGAGGCAATACTTGCATATCATGGCtctaagaaacaaaattattttgtttcaaaaatagttGTAAATGATGTTACCAAACACCAAAATATTGGcccaatacagaaaacaatgccTACTGCAAAAACTGTAAGTCAGGATGCATTGAGTATTGAAAATGTTACTAACAAAAAGCATGCATGTGCTAGAAAGAAAATATCAGTAgctgaaaacatttcaaaaaaagaaatagaattaaaaagagtAAAATTAGAAGTTCCTGACACTTCGAAATGTGTGTTAGACCTTGGAGTAGAAAGAGTAGTAGGAAGTAATGATTATAAGAAGCAGAGTACAAGTTCTAGGGAATCTGCCCCAGAATCTAATGCCTGTATAATTAAAGGTATGAACCCTAAAGAGGAGGAGGTTACAGATGAAGTTAATGAGAAACAGAACTTTCATTACAATCATGGACTACTACAAAAAATCAAACCTGACACATTGTCAGTTTACAAAACCATAAAACAGCTAACAGATTTCAGGCAGGAGATTTATGTTTCTGATAACACTGTAAATAATTATGCAGAACCCAGTCGAGCAAAATTTGGAACTGAGGATACTATATATCAGGATACAGAATTCAGAAAGGAACTGTTATCTACAGATGATACTGAGAGTCAGAATGTCATCTTCATGCAGAAGACACTAGTAAATGATGATACTGCAAGTCTGAATATAGGCTCTAAGGAAGTGATGGAACTAGCTAATAATGAACCCGTCCAGGAGGCACTACTAACAGATAATATCGTGAGTCAGAATACAGAACCTAACCAGGTAACTTTAGAATTTAATTGTACTGAGAGCAAAGATACTAATCCCCAACAGCAGCAAATAACAAGTGTTTTGAAATCCCGAATCCTGTAA